Proteins from one Pseudomonas bijieensis genomic window:
- a CDS encoding LysR family transcriptional regulator yields MLSRHVDPDTLLLRMPSLRAVRAFVAAAKYESFTRAAEALCVSQAAISRQIRELEDSLGAQLFMRAGRTVELTAEGKIFFEAAQLSFVNIAQAAERIRTAPTQKHILTVCCSPAFSALWLSEYLPEFRATNPDIEFNLITTQNFVNMEPGIEPDIIISKIRKVGDGYKSYQLCHDIIYPVCSPAFLDAHPELNSLEGVRDSSLLNLSPYGRSGVAEHVDWGVWLAFLNVDIDERPADCPPIFHANDYNLIMNMVLTHQGVALGWNQLVGAMVERGQLVRPVEHQVTLRNSLHYVACNERTEYEDACRRVRDWILSKFSRWSI; encoded by the coding sequence ATGCTCAGCAGACACGTTGACCCCGATACATTACTGCTTAGAATGCCTTCCCTTCGGGCTGTCAGGGCATTCGTCGCCGCCGCTAAATATGAAAGCTTCACTCGGGCAGCGGAGGCCCTGTGCGTATCGCAAGCCGCGATCAGTCGGCAGATTCGAGAGCTTGAAGACTCGTTGGGCGCTCAACTGTTCATGCGTGCCGGGCGCACGGTAGAACTAACCGCCGAGGGAAAGATATTTTTTGAGGCGGCGCAACTGTCGTTCGTTAATATCGCACAAGCGGCTGAAAGGATTCGTACCGCTCCGACGCAGAAGCATATCCTGACTGTTTGTTGCTCACCCGCATTCTCTGCATTATGGCTGTCCGAGTATCTTCCAGAGTTTCGGGCGACTAACCCGGATATTGAATTCAATCTGATTACCACTCAGAACTTTGTGAATATGGAACCTGGCATAGAGCCGGACATCATCATCTCAAAGATTCGCAAGGTGGGGGATGGGTATAAGAGTTATCAGTTGTGCCACGATATTATTTATCCTGTTTGCTCCCCAGCGTTTTTGGACGCACATCCCGAACTGAACTCGCTTGAAGGGGTGCGCGATTCTTCGCTACTTAATCTAAGCCCCTATGGACGGTCGGGTGTGGCTGAACATGTGGACTGGGGGGTGTGGCTGGCTTTTCTGAACGTTGATATTGATGAGCGTCCTGCCGACTGTCCGCCTATTTTTCATGCGAATGATTACAACCTGATCATGAACATGGTCTTGACCCATCAAGGCGTTGCGCTGGGCTGGAACCAGCTTGTCGGGGCAATGGTCGAGAGAGGGCAGCTCGTTCGCCCTGTCGAGCATCAGGTGACGCTTCGAAACAGTCTTCATTATGTAGCCTGCAATGAAAGGACTGAATACGAAGATGCCTGTCGGCGAGTCCGGGACTGGATTCTTTCTAAGTTTTCCAGATGGAGCATATGA